The sequence GCTCATCGAAGTCATGGTGGACGCCGACCTCGATTTGGTGCGCCGTGAGATGGAACAGGGCGCCTCGTCGCGTTCTGCTTGAGGCCAAACGGCCCCATGCGCGTCCTGATCGCGGGGATCACGGGCTTTGCCGGCCGGCACCTTGCGGACCACCTGCGCGGTGAAGGGCACGACGTCTTCGGCACGGCCCGCAATTTGCCCCCAGACAAAGCGCCTCGATTTCCGAGTGCCCTGAATTTGGCGGCGGATCATCTGTTGGTCGCCGACATCTGTGACCGTTCCCGACTGGCGGAGGTCGTCCGTCAGGTACATCCAGATGGGTTGTTCCACCTGGCCGCTTTCACCAGCGTGGCCGCATCGTTCAAAGATCCTGACGCCGCCTATCAGGCCAACCTCATGGGGAGTCTCAACGTGTTCTGGGCGGTGCACGCCAGCGGTGTCAACTGCCGCATCGTCTGGATCGGTTCGAGTGATGCATATGGGCAAGTGGGCGCCGACGAACTGCCGGTGACGGAGCAGTGCCTGCTGCGGCCGCTTAGCCCCTATGCCGCCAGCAAAGCCGCGGCCGATCTGGCGGCTTATCAATGGTCACGCGCGCAAAAGCTCGATGTGATCCGCATGCGGCCGTTCAACCATACCGGACCAGGGCAGCCATCGCAGTTCGTTTGTTCGGATTTCGCGCGCCAGATGATGGCGGTGAAATCCGGCAGACAGCCGGCACGGAT comes from Candidatus Binatia bacterium and encodes:
- a CDS encoding GDP-mannose 4,6-dehydratase; the protein is MRVLIAGITGFAGRHLADHLRGEGHDVFGTARNLPPDKAPRFPSALNLAADHLLVADICDRSRLAEVVRQVHPDGLFHLAAFTSVAASFKDPDAAYQANLMGSLNVFWAVHASGVNCRIVWIGSSDAYGQVGADELPVTEQCLLRPLSPYAASKAAADLAAYQWSRAQKLDVIRMRPFNHTGPGQPSQFVCSDFARQMMAVKSGRQPARIEVGNLDVVRDFSDVRDVVRAYVMAYEGGTPGEAYNVCSGIGRTPREILEQLIHLSGVEVTVSVLGERQRSVDVPALIGSA